The genomic segment TGGTCGCCACCCCTGCCCATCCTCCGATTAAAAATTTGGATACGCTCAGCCCCGACTGGAGTCTTTTAGAATGGGAACATTATATCTATACGCCCCTGAATGTCCGAGTAGCGGTTCCCAATTATGCCAGAGGATGCCCCTTCCGGTGTCGCTTCTGTTCCCAGTGGCGGTTCTGGCGGAAATATCGATCGCGCACCCCAGAAAAATTTGTGGATGAAATCGAGACCCTAGTGAAAGACTACAAGGTCGGTTTCTTTATTCTGGCAGATGAAGAACCCACCATTAACCGTTCTCGTTTCATTGCCCTTTGTGAAGAACTGATTGAGCGCAACTTAGGAGTTCATTGGGGGATTAATACCCGTGTAACCGACGTTTTACGAGATGAAGAACTCTTGCCCCTCTACCGCAAAGCAGGCTTAGTTCACGTTTCTCTAGGCACTGAAGCGGCAGCACAGTTAAACTTAAATCTTTTCCGGAAAGAAACGACCATTGAAGATAACAAACGGGCGGTGCAGTTACTGAAGAAAAACGGAATTGTTGCCGAAGCGCAGTTTATTATGGGGCTAGAAAACGAAACCCCAGAAACCATCGAAGAAACCTATCGCATGGCACTTGATTGGAATCCTGATATGGTGAACTGGAATATGTTTACTCCTTGGCCCTTTTCTGATTTATTCCAAGATCTCGGCGATCGCGTGGAAGTGCGAGACTATTCCCAATATAATTTTGTCACCCCGATTATGAAGCCCGATCATATGGAACGGGAAGAGGTTTTGAAAGGAGTTTTGCGCAACTATGCTCGTTTCTATATGCGGAAAACTCTCGAATACTGGTTTGCCCGTGATCCCTTCAAACGGAAATACTTACTCGGCTGCTTGAAAGCCTTTGCCAAAACAACTCTGAATAAGCGCTTCTATAATCTCGGTCGTGTCAAATACAAAGGCTTACAGACCAATATCGATCTCGGCTTTGATGAATCGAAAGTTTT from the Cyanobacteria bacterium GSL.Bin1 genome contains:
- the bchE gene encoding magnesium-protoporphyrin IX monomethyl ester anaerobic oxidative cyclase, with product MRILMIQPNYHAGGAEIAGNWPPSWVPYVGGALKQAGFTNVRFVDAMSQNISDEVLAQIIETNQPDVVLATAITPMIYQSETTLKIAKDVCPNVVTVMGGIHPTYMYAEVLNEAPWVDYIIRGEGEEITVNLLSAIALGTDQTDRAEINGIAFLDNGEVVATPAHPPIKNLDTLSPDWSLLEWEHYIYTPLNVRVAVPNYARGCPFRCRFCSQWRFWRKYRSRTPEKFVDEIETLVKDYKVGFFILADEEPTINRSRFIALCEELIERNLGVHWGINTRVTDVLRDEELLPLYRKAGLVHVSLGTEAAAQLNLNLFRKETTIEDNKRAVQLLKKNGIVAEAQFIMGLENETPETIEETYRMALDWNPDMVNWNMFTPWPFSDLFQDLGDRVEVRDYSQYNFVTPIMKPDHMEREEVLKGVLRNYARFYMRKTLEYWFARDPFKRKYLLGCLKAFAKTTLNKRFYNLGRVKYKGLQTNIDLGFDESKVFTREELAQRKREHPELEADMSFAGTVSGNQNSSQQ